GGGATCAACGTCATCTTCTACTACTCGAGCGTCCTGTGGCAGGCGGTCGGGTTCTCGGAGCGGGACTCGCTGGCCATCACCGTCATCACCAGCGTCACCAACATCCTCACCACGTTCATCGCCATCGCGACGGTGGATCGCTTCGGGCGCAGGCCGCTGCTCATCGTGGGCTCGGTGGGCATGGCGCTGACGCTCGGGGCGATGGCGTACCTGTTCGGCACGGCCGGGATGGATGCCACGGGCAAGCCCGTCCTGGAGGGAACGTCGGGGACCATCGCCCTGGTGGCCGCCAACCTCTACGTCTTCTGCTTCGGCCTGTCCTGGGGGCCCGTGGTGTGGGTGCTGCTCGGGGAGATGTTCAACAACCGCATTCGCGGCCGCGCCCTGGCGCTCGCGGGCTCGGCGCAGTGGGTCGCCAACTTCCTCGTCTCCGCCACGTTCCCCTCCCTGCGGACCGCGGGCCTGGGACTGGCCTATGGGCTCTACACCGCCGCCGCCATGGCCTCGCTCGTCTTCGTGCTCCTCTTCATCCGCGAGACCAAGGGCAAGGAACTGGAGGACATGGAGTGATGGAAGGCCAGATGGAATCACCTGAACGCCTGCGCGACTGGGTCGAGGCGGGAAAACAGGTCGGCAAGGACTTCGAGCTCGAACGCGACGGCGAGTACTGGATTGGCGGCATGGCCCTCCAGAAGGTGCGCGATGCCTATGTGGCGTACTTCTGGGAGGTGCCCGAGCGCCTGTGCGCCCTGGACGAGTACGTCCGCGAGGAGCGGGCGAGCTTCCCGCGGCTCGAGGAGGCCCTGTCCTTCCTCGCGCGGGGCTCGGGGCTGCACGTGGAGCACATGACTCCGCTCGAGGGGCAGAAGCTCTTCAGCCTCGCCTGAGGCGCGGCACGCTCACGGCTGCTCCAGCGCGGACACGTCCGGGCAGGCCGAGGCACTGCCCACCACCGCCGTCTCCCAGCTGCGCTTCAGATAGGTGACGCGGAAGCTGGCGTCCCAGCACTCCACCTGCGTCGCGGTGAAACCCGCGGGCACGTCTCCGCCCGTCACCGACACGATTCCCACGCCTCCCCGGTCCTTCGTCCACCGGCTGATGATGGCGAGGTCCTCCTTCCGCGTACCGGGAAGGATGTCCGTGTCCTCCAGCAGGAAGCCCATCTCTCCGAGGCCGCCAGGAAGCTCGCGGTACCCGTAGAGGAGCTCGGACGCGGTCTGGGGCGAGGCCGGGACGAAGCGCATCTGCACGGTGATGGGGAGCGCGCGCGTCTGATAGACGATCTCCAACAGGTCCAGGTTCGCGAGCCCTCCGGCGTCGAAGCCATGGGCCTTCGTCTCCTTGACGAGGATCCTCACCGCGCCCGTGCCCTTGCGCAGCCCACCGTCCGGCTGGAAGGCTCCCTCCAAAGCGGACCACCACGCGTCCTCGCCAGCCCCCTCGCGCCGGTACTGGAGCACGTAGGTGAAGCGCTCGGGCTCGCGCTTCATCCCGAAGCGCACCTCGTGGCCGGGGTGGTTCGGGTCCGGCCAGGGCCCCCATACACGCAGCTCCGGTCCACGTGTCGTGGGCGGCAACTCGCGAATCTTCTCCAGCAGGGTGAGCAGCCCATCCATCCCGCCGTTGAATGCGTCCGAGGCCGCGCGCGTGTCCCGGTAGAGCTCGGACGGCTCTCCCACGGCCAGGGCCGCCGAGCGCTGGCGCAGGCCTCCCTCGCTCACCGTACCGTTGGCGCCGGGCAGCTCGGAGGCCAGATCCTCCCGGGTGGGCAGGGCGTTGAGGAACTCGAGATCGTCGTTGGAGAAGTTCCCGCCACACGCGGCGGCGAGGCAGCCCAACAGCAGGAGCCAGCAGTTGCGCATGACGCGCTCCCTGTCAGAGGCGGTACGTCACGAGCGCTCCGAGCTCCCAGTAGCCCAGGGAGCGCTGTGCGTCGACGTTGTAGAGGAGGTAGTGGACGCGGGCGCGCCCGGTGAGCTCGAAGCGATCCGACATCCGCCAGCGCACGCCTCCCACGAGGCCCGGCGTGAGCACGGCGTAGAACTGGTCCGGGAGGCTCGCGTCCTCGAAGTCGCGGCCCATGATGAGGTAGGCGAGCCGGGGGCCCACGAAAGGGGAGAGGCGGCCCAGGGGCCACTCGGCCACGAGCGAGGTGCCCGCGTTCAGCAGCGAGTAGCGGTAGCGCGGCCCCGAGAGGGTGGGAAGCTCCAGGGTGGCCTGCCGCCCGCCGAGCGACAGATCGACGTCCCAGCGCCAGTTCTCGCGGAAGTAGTGGTGCAGCCCCACCTCCAGGCCGAGCAGCGGCGTGGAGAGGAAGAGGTTCTCGCGCGTGGGCGTATCGAAGAAGGAGTGGTAGCCGCCGGTGAGTCCCAGCGTCCAGTACGTGCGCAGCCCGCGCTCGCGAGGTGCCACGCCCTTCACCGGGTCATCCGAGAAGGGCGCATCGTGCAGCCGGGACTCGTCGAGCACCGTGGTGCGCCCGCGCTGGACCTCGGCCTCGCCCACGCGCAGCCGGTCCGCCAGCCGCCGCTTCACCGTGTACCGGCCCGGGGCCAGGGCCAGCCGCCGCTCGGCGTCCATGGCCTTGTCCAGCTCCGCCACCACCAGTCCGGACGGGTTCACGAAGTAATAGGCCCCCGCGGGCGCGGTGCGGGGCACCAGCAGCCCCTCGTCGCGTCCCCGCAGGTCCGTCAGCACCAGGTCTCCATTGCCGGCGAGGTCGTAGCTGAAGGTGGGGTGCTGGGCTCCGGCGCTGCTGTCCGCGGTGTCCGCCACGGTGCGGGCGTAGGCATGAGAGTACGCCTCGAAGAGCGTCACCTGCCCGTCGCCCGAGCGGTCCGCGTCTCCCATCAGCCCGCTGCCCAGGTGGTGGGAGAAGTAGCTGCCCCCCAACAGGTCCGACTCCTGCGAGTCCTCGTCCGCCGAGCTGGAGGTGAGGATGACGAGCCCCCGCGCCTCGCGCGTGGCGTTCGTGTCGATGGCGAAGGCTGGTGCGCGCCGGGCCCCCTTCGTCCGCGTGAGCGCTCCGGAGCGGCACGAGTCCAGGATGGCGATGCGGATGTCCGCGGGGGCCGCCAGCAACCGGCGCTTGAGCGATTCCAGGTCCAGCGCGCTGTCTCCCAGCCGCAGCGCGCCGTCCTTCGCATGGCCCGAGTAGTAGACGATGAGCGCGGTGCGCTCGCCCCGGGCCCGCGCCGCCCGGGCGCTCGACTCCAGCTCGGCCAGGGCGCGGAGGAAGTCTCCGGCATCCTCGTCCAGCAGCAGCCGCGCGTCGCTGAACTCCACTCCGCCCAGCCGCGTCAGCAGCCCGTGCATCTTGCGTGCGTCGTCCCGGGCGAAGCGCAGCGGCCGGGTGTCCGCGCCACCGTCGTCATTGCCCGCCACCAGCGCGAAGCGGCGCAGTGGCTGCGCCTGCACGGCCGCCGCCAGCACCAGCGCCAGGAGGAGCACCAGGCCCTGCCCGGACAGGCGCCTCATGGCTTGCGCAGCAGCCAGTGGGTCTCCTCGCCGCCGGAGCCCAGCGTGGTCATCGCCTCCACCTTGCCCCCGGCCGCCTCCCAGGCCCGCCGGGCCGACGCCCGCACCGCCTCCACGCTCAAGGGGTGCTCGGAGAGCACCGTCACCACGCGTTCGTAGCCCGAGCCGGTGAACACCACGCTGTCGGGCAGCCAGTGCCGGCCCTGGCCCGCCTCCACGGGGAGGCTCATCCCGTCCTGGGCGTAGAGCTCCGACACCTCGCCAGCCGCGTCCACCGACACCGCGAGCACGTACCGGTAGGGTCCGGCCACGTACGCCAGCCGCACCTTCTCACCCGGCTCCAGCTCCTCGGTGTCCCCCGGCAGGACGCCGCGCTGAGGTCCGCCTCCGCCGACCCTCAGCTCCGCCGAGGCCCCGCCCTTGAGCCGGTTGACGGGCGGTTGGGAGAGCATCGGCCGCACCAGCACCACCAGTAGCACCGAGGCCGCCATCGCCACCAGCACCCCATTGCGCAGGGACTTCGAGGGCCGCGCCTTCGGCTTGTTCAAGGCGCGCTCCACACCAGCCTCGAAACGCTCGAAGGGAATCTCCGCCTCGAAGCGGGCCTGGTTCGCCTCGAGCCCCTTCACGAGCTCCTGGCACTGCGCGCACCCGGACGCGTGGGTCCGGGCGAGCTCGGCCTCCTTGCCGGGAAGCTCTCCGGCGTGCAGCCTCCGCAACGTCCACTCCGACAGGTGCGCGCTCATGGGATCTTCAGCTCCTCGTTCGACAGCGCGGCGAACTGCTCCAGCCGCTTGCGCACCGTGGGCACCGAGCGCCCCAACATCGCGGCCACCTCTTCCAGCGTCATCCCGTCCACCCAGTAGTGCACCACCGCCGACTGCGTCTCCACGTCCACCCGCGACAGCAGCGCGCGCACCAGCTCCCGCGTCTCCAGCTTCCGCGCCCCGTCATCTCCCTCGGGGCGGGCCAGCTCGTCCCGCTCGAACCAGCGCCGCCACGGCGCCTTTTCCGCCCGCAGCTGGTTGAGGCAGTGGTGGGTGGCGATCTTCATCAACCACGCCAGGGGCGAGGACTCGTTGCGCAGCCCCTCCGAGTGGGTGAGGGCGCGGGCGAACACCTCCTGCATCGCATCCTCCGCCTTGCTGGCGTCCTTCAACAGGTAGCGGCAGCGCCCATACACGCTGCCGCCATATGCCGTGTACAGCTCGCGCAGGACCGTACGCCTGTCCTTCTGACCGCCGTCGATACCCTTCAGGACCGGTGGACTCGCTCCTGCCACGAACTGCCTCGTCTCGCTGCGGGGTGGAAGGCCGCGAGCTTACAACGAGGACTCACAACGAGGAGTAGCTGGCCGTGGCGAAGACGCAGTCCGTGGCCTCGAGGCCGTACTGCACCTGGGGGACGGCGTAGCTGGCGCGCAGGTAGCGGCTGGCGAAGGTGGGGTCCCAGCACTCGTTGGCGGTGGCCGTCTCCGTGCCCAGGTCCCCGCCCGACAGCTCCACATCCGAGCGGCCAGCGCCCGTCTCCAGCCAGCGGCTCTTGATGGTGAGGGTCTCCTTCGCGGCCGAGCCCTCCGCCTTGTACCAGTCCTGGACGAGCTTGAAGTCGAACTGGCCGCCCTGGGTGGGGGTGGCGGCGTAGCGGTAATCCGCGTCCACGCGCTTGCTGGCGTCGTTCTCGTCGCGCACCTGGCGGAAGGCCGCATCCACCGTGGCGGCGCTCTTGTCGTCCTGGCGCGTGTACTTCACGGTGAAGCGGCCCACGTTCGCGTCATGCTCGGGAAGCGTCGCCGCCTTGTCCCAGTCGAGCGTGAACTCACCCTGGCCGAAGCCCCTCACGGGCTCGCCAGCCTCGTCCACCGCGGCGGTGTGCGTGCCGGTGATGACGTCCACGAAGGCCGAGTCCTGCGCCTCCTTCGCCTTGGCCGACACCGTGTAGCTGTAGGTGTCCTCGCCCGTCTTCTTCACGGTGAGCTTCCAGGTGTTGCGGGCGAGCGCCTCGGTGTGCGGACCCCACACGGCGGTGTCCGCGGTGAGCGTGGTGGGCGGGTACTGCGTCACCTTGTCCACCAGTCCCAGCACCCACAGCGTGCCGCCGTTGACCAGCACGGTCGTGGCCCGCGTCAGCTTGTAGAACTCGCTCAGGTCGCCCTTGCCCTGGCCGTGCACGGCCTCCTCGGACGTGAGTCCCTGGCCGCTCTTCTCCGGCGTCTTCACCGCCACCAGCTCCTTGGTGGGCAGCACGGAGCGGAACTCCGTCTCCCGGTCCATCCGTCCACAGCCAGCGAGCATCAGGGCGGAGATCAGCAGGCTCTTGCGCAGCGTCATGTTCTGTCCTCTCGGTTGTCCGCCCGGCCTTCCGGTCCGGTGCGGGTCATCTGCCCGTAGGGACACAGCAGGGTCCAAAAACAGAAAAGGCGATTTTCGGCGGACAGAAACCTCAGGGATTCCAAGGCCTTGGAGGCCCCCTGGTTGCCCTCCAGGCATACCGGACGGGGGCTCCGACGAGAAAAAGGACCCGTCCCTAGGTTTGGCCCATGGAAAAGCGACACCCCAACCACCCCGGGGAGATGGGAATCGACGCCTCGCTCGCCGAGCGGAACCGGACATCGGACGAGATCAACGCCCGTGGCCGGGCCATCGAGGTGTTGCTGGACGCCGGTGTGCCGTTCCTGGTCGGCGGCGCCTACGCCTACTCCACCTATACGGGCATCTACCGTGACACCAAGGACCTGGACCTCTTCCCCCGAAAACGGGACGCGGAACGGGCGCTGGTGGAGCTGGAGAAGGACGGCTGGCGCACCGAGCGCGCGGACGAGGTGTGGATCTACAAGGCCTACAAGGGCGAGTACTTCGTGGACTTCATCTTCTCCTCGGGCAACGGCGTGGCCACGGTGGACGACGAGTGGTTCGTCCACGCGCGGACGGCGTCCGTGTTCGGCCAGCAATGTCTCATCGCGCCGGCCGAGGAGACCATCTGGTCCAAGGCCTTCGTGAACGAGCGCGAGCGCTACGATGGCGCGGACATCAACCACCTCATCCTCAAGATGGGGAGGAGCATGGACTGGGAGCGGCTGCTGCGGCGCTTCGACCGGTACTGGGAGGTGCTGCTCAGCCACCTGATGATGTTCCGCTTCGCCTACCCGTGCGAGCGCGACCTGGTGCCCACGTGGCTGATGACGGAGCTGATGTCGCGCACGCTGGACACGCTCAAGGAAGGCAACTGGGACGAGCGGCTGTGCCGCGGGAACCTCATCTCGCGGGTGAACTACGCGGTGGACATCCATCACTGGGGCTACGGCGATGGCCGGTCCTGGGATGAACGAGATCGAGAGAAGGGGGAGGCACGTGGCGCGGGACGCGAACTCGAAAATACGCTTGGCGGCGGTCGGTGACCTGCACTGCCGCGAGGATCAACACGGCCGCTTCCGTCAGCTCGTCAAGCAGATCAACGCGGAAGCGGACATGCTGCTCCTGTGTGGGGACCTGACGGACCGCGGCATGGTGGAGGAGGGCAAGGTGCTCGCCGAGGAGCTGTCGGCCCTGCGGGTGCCGGTGGCGGCGGTGCTCGGCAACCATGACTACGAGCACAACCAGGCCAAGGAGATCTGCGGCGAGCTGGCGAGGGTGGGCGTCCACATCCTCGATGGGGACCACTTCATCTTCGAGAAGGTGCTGGGTGTGGCGGGGGTGAAGGGCTTCGGCGGAGGCTTTGGCAACGCCACGCTGCAGGCCTTTGGCGAGGGGCAGACGAAGTCCTTCGTGCAGGAGGCGGTGCACGAGTCGTTGAAGCTGGAAGCGGCGCTCAGCCACCTGGATACGCCCAAGAAGGTGGTCATCATGCACTACGCCCCGGTGCCCGAGACGCTGGAGGGGGAGAACATCGAGATCCGCCCCTTCCTCGGGACGAGCCGCCTGGCGATGCCGGTGGACCACTACGGCGCGGAGGCCGTCTTCCACGGACACGCGCACCATGGCGCGCCCGCCGGAAAGACGAAGAGCGGCATTCCCGTCTACAACGTGGCGATGCCGCTCATGACGAAGATGCACCCCGACCAGCGCTTCATGCTGCTCGAGGTGTGAGGCGGAGACCCAGGGGTGCTGGCCGCGGCCGGCGCCCCTTCACCGAGGTCCGTCCACACCTGTTCCGGCACTGCCTGGGTGTTGCGTCCGGCACGCCGCGTTGACGCTTCGTCCGCCCCGGGAATACCCTCGTAGGGCAAAGAGCCCTCGCATTCCTTCAGAACAGGGGTATTCCTCGTCATGAGAATCGATATCACCGCACTGCGAAGGCTCGACCAGGTCAAGGCCGTGAGTCTGGAGACGATGCTCAATGACAGCGCCAGTCTCAACGGATTCATCGCCCGGAATTCGCTGTGTCAGATCAACACGTCCACCACGGAATACAACCCGGCGAGCATCTGGAATCCGGACGTCGTCAATCCCCGAGGCAGCCTCCTGATCGAGATCGCGGAGTGGTTCTTCAGGAACTACACGGCCGGGTACATCGTCGGCATGCTGTGCCACGAGGTCGGGGCGCACTACATGGCGGACCATGCGTTGCGCGTCCAGCCGGTCAGCCCGCTACCGGGACTGGTGGCGCGTCCCATCACCCACGCGGTACAGGCCGTCCCGCGAAGCCGTCAGAACAGCGAGGAGCAGCTCAAGGACCGCGCATCGCAGGTCCAGGACGCGGCGACGAACTGGTCCTACACCGCCAGCGATGCGAAGCAGCCCGATCACATCTTCGCCAGTTGTTACGGCTACGCCCGGTACCATTACTACCGCGGGCTGATGATCGAGTTCGCGGAGATCATCGCCCTCTATCGCCGCAATGATCCGGACTCGTTCGCCGCGCAGGATCTGCCGGACCTGATCGACTGCTGGCTCATGGATATCTCCTCCATCCTGGCGACGAAGGACGCACGTGGATGGGGACCCGCCTACGCGTGGTGGGTCTCGACCGCCTACGCCGCGCACCTGGCTCGGCTGAAGGCCGATGTGAACGTTTTGACGGCCGATGCGGATGTGCGAGCCGCCGTCCAGAACACGCAGAACAAGTCGTCCGCTCGAGTCTTCGCCGACTACGGGCAGATGATCCCTCGGCTGTTCATGTAGCACCGGACTGAACGCTCGCCCCCACACATCTGCCATGGATGACATCTCCACCCGCTTCAACCCGATGGCCCCCGACCAGCTCGACAATCCGTATCCGCTCTATGCGCGGATGCGGCGGGAGCGGCCCGTCTTCTACAGTCCCATGTTCGACCTGTGGGTCGTCTCCCGCTACGCGGACATCTCCGAGGTGGAGCGAGACACCGCGAGCTTCTCCTCGGTGGGGGCGCTCGATGCCAGGGCCGAGCCGCACCCCGAGGTGCGCGCCGTTCTCGCGCAGGCGTACCCCCGGTTCCTCTCGCTCGTCCAGAGCGACATCCCAGACCACACCCGCGTCCGGGCCGTGTTTGGCAAGGCCTTGAGCACCCATCGCATCGCGGCGATGGAGCCCACCATCCGCGCGACGGCGGATGCGCTCATCGACGGCTTCATCCGCGACGGCAAGGCGGATCTCATCCAACAGTTCGCCTACGCGCTGCCGGGCTTCATCATCTGCGACCTGCTCGGCGTGCCGCGCTCCGACATGGAGCAGCTCAAGCGCTGGTCCGATGACAAGACGCTGCTGATGTCGGCGACCGCGCCCATCGAGCAGCAGGTCCAGAGCGCGCACGGCTTCATCGCGATGGAGCGCTACTTCCAGGAGCAGATCCACGAGCGGCGGCGCCACCCGCGCGAGGATCTGCTGACGATGCTCGTGCCGCAGTCGTTGGGCGGCACCGCGCCCCTGAGCGAGCAGGAGGCGGTGTGCAACGCCATGGACCTGTTCGCCGCCGGCCACGAGACGACGACGGGCCTCATCGGCAACGGCATGTGGCTGCTGTTCAATGCCCGGGAGCAATTGGAGGCCGTGCGGGAGGACCTCAGCCTCCTGCCCAATGCCCTCGAGGAAGTCCTGCGCGTGGAGTCACCCATCCGCGGCTTCTTCCGCACGGTGATGGCCGACACCCCGCTCAGTGGGGTCACCCTCCCCAAGGGCTCGCGGGCGTTCATCCTGTACGCGTCCGGCAACCGCGACGAGACGCAGTTCACCGAGCCGGACCGCTTCGACATCCGCCGTGCCGAGGCGAAGAAGCACCTGGCGTTCGGCAAGGGCATCCACTTCTGTGTCGGCGCCCCGCTGGCGAAGCTGGAAGGGCGGATCGCCTTCGAGCAGCTGCTGCGGCGGTTGCCCGGCCTGCGTCCGCGGACGGACGAGGCCCCTGTGTTCCGGCCCTACTTCATGCTGCGCGGCTTCGAGCACCTGCCCATCGCCTGGGACGTGCCGGCGTAGGGTAGGGGAGGGGGCGGCGAGCTGGAGGTGTCATCGCCCTCGCCCGAGGCGGGTGGCACCCTTCAGCCAGCTCCACCAGGCCGCCTTCGGCCTCCGCCGGTAGACGATCGCGGCCGGGACCTTCAATTCCACTTCCGTGCCAGCACCGGTCCGGCTCCACACCTGCAGGGTGGCCCCGATCCTCGCCGCCCGTTCGTGCATCCCCGCGAGGCCCCAGTGCCCGGGACGGCCGCCCACTTCGAGAATCTCCGGGGCCACGCCCGAGCCGTCGTCCCGGATCCGCACGCGCAGCTCGTCGGAGCCGTAGCGGAGCTCCGCTTCCACGGCCGTGCCCCCGGCGTGCTGGAACGCGTTGAGCAGGGCCTCGCGGCCGATCAAGAAGAGCTCCCCCTGCACGGTGGCGTCCAACTCTCGTGGCACACCTTCCACGACGAGACGGAACGACATCGGCATGTCCTCCGCCAGCTCTTCCCCGACCTGCACGAGCGCGTCTGACAGGTCGCGACCTTCGTGGGCGGGCGAGCGCAGCTCCATCACCCGGTCGCGGCCCTCGGCCAGGACCTCGTCGGCACGGTCCAGGGCCTTCTCCATCGCCTGCCGCGCCGGCTCGTGCACGGGGAGTTGCTCGGCGACGGCCTGCAACCGGAGCACCAGCCCCTGCACGCTCTGCAGCAGGGTGTCATGCAGTTCCCGGGCGATCCGCTCGCGCTCCGCGTGCCGCTCCTCCAGACGGCCCCGCATCTTCGCGGTCAGTTGGCGCAGACGCAGCAGGTACAGCAGCCAGAGCAGCAGCAGTCCGGCCATCACGCAGAGCGCGCGGAACCACCAGGTCTGGTGGAACGCGGGCGGAACGATGAGCTCGAGGCTCGCGCCGCGCTCGTTCCACACGCCGTCGTTGTTCGAGGCGATCACCTGGAAGCGGTACCGTCCTGGCTCCAGGTTGCCGTAGTAGGCGGTGCGCCGCGTACCGACGTCCTGCCAGTGCTCGTCCACGCCTTCCAACCGGTAGCGGATGCGCACGCGCTCGGGAATGGACAGGCTGAGCGCGGTGTAGTCGAGCTCCAGGTTCGCGGGATGGATCGGAAGCGTCACGTTCGACGCCGGCTCGTACCGGCGGCCATCGGCCTTCACGGAGAGGATGGACACCGGCGGAGGCAAGGGATTGCGAGCGATCCGCTCGGGATCGATCCAGACCACCCCGTTGCTGGTGGCGAACCACAGGCGTCCGTCGCTGCCCGCGATCGCCGTGGGCAACGGACGCAGCAGCGTCGGCCTGGCTGGAAGCCCGTCGAGGAAGTCGAACAACTCGTAGCGCACGCGATGGTTGGGATCGCCTGCCGCGCGTTGGACCTCCTCCGCCGGGATGTGAAAGACCCCCGGCACGGCATGCACCCACAAGCTGCCGTCGGGGCGCTCGAGGATGCCGCTCACGTTGCGGATCGACTCGTCACCGCCGGCAACGAGTGGACGAAAGCGCTCGCCGTCATGGAAGGCCAGGCCGAGCTGGCCACCGGCCCACACATACTGGCGGCCGGCGGTCAGGGCGGTGACAACCCCCAGCCTGAGCCCATCGGCCTCGGTGAACCGCTGGACCTGGTCGCCGTCGACGCGCGTGATGATGCCCCGCTGATGGCCCAGCCATACCCGTCCGCGGCCATCGGTCATCGCGGTGTGGATGCGCTCGTCGTCCGAGAGTCCCAGCAGCTCCTTCGCCGAGTGCCAATGGCCATCCCTCCACTGCATCGGTGTGTAGCCCGTCAGGGACACCCAGAGCGTGCCACGACGATCGCGAGTCATCGCCTGTACCTGCACGAGCGGCTCCGGCAGGGGCGTGACGTGACTCAGGCGGCCGCCCTCCACCCGCCACAGGCCGTTGTCCGCGCCCAGCCAGACCCCGCCCTCTTCGTCGCGGTAGGCGGAGCGGACCGGGGAACCGAGGTGCTCGAACGAGACCTCGCCGTCGCGCAAGCGCATCAGCGGGCGGTTGGTGGTACCCGCCCAGACCTCGCCGCCATCCCCCGCGGCCAGGGCGAAGTCGTGCGCGCCTCGCGGGAACTCCGCCAGCACCATGGAGCTGGCGCGGAAGCGATCGAGCCCCCCACTGGTGCCCACCCAGACATTGCCCTCGCGATCCTCGAGCACCGGCCACGCATAATCCGCGCTCAGGCCGTCCTTCTCGGTGAGCGACTCCACCGCACCACCCGTCACCGGCACGTCGCCGGCTGGCAGGCGCTCGGGATGGGCGATGCGGCGGATCCCATCCCCCAGGGTGGTGAGCCACAGGCTCCCGTCCCGGGCGAACAGCATTCCCGCCGATTCCACGTGCAGGGCCGGTGGATTCTCCGTCTGTCCCGGGCCGGGCACCGGAATCGGCCGCACGTCACCGCCCGACTCCGTCATCCAGATCCTTCCATCTGGCGCCTGCCTCAACTGGAACACCCATCCGACGCTGGCGCCCGTGGGAATGAACCTGTGCGCGCCGCGCGGCAGATACAGCAGGGTGTTCCTGGTGGCGACCCACAGCGTGCCGTCCCGGTCCAGGAACAGGTACCGGGACTTCTCGCCGGGATATCCCCAGGATTCTCCGATCAGTTCCCAGCGCGTGCCGGACAGACGGAACAGTCCTCCGCTCGTTTCGCAGGCCCAGACGTTGCCGTCCCGGTCCGTGGCGAAGGTGGACACCGACCGGAGCGGTGCGCCCTCGGTGCCACGATACCGGGTCAAGCGTCCCCCCTTCAGGAACGCGATACCGCCCATCTGGAAGCTCATCCACAGCCCACCGCCAGGCGGGGCGTACAAGGCCTGGATGGTGGAGAGGGGCTCACCCGAGGGGGGCTCGAACCGCTCGAAGCGGACACCGTCGAACCGGTACAACGTCGCGGCGGCGCTGAGCCACAGATACCCGTCTTCCGTCTGAGCGATCGCGGAGATCTGGCCGGGAGCTCCTTCCTTGATCGTCCACCGGGTGTGGTGGAACTGCGTGAGGCGCCGGTCCTGGCTGTACGCCTGCGCCGTGTC
The sequence above is drawn from the Archangium gephyra genome and encodes:
- a CDS encoding sensor histidine kinase; translated protein: MEGARVKGLVRVWRQALFLGLVAVLSSFADTAQAYSQDRRLTQFHHTRWTIKEGAPGQISAIAQTEDGYLWLSAAATLYRFDGVRFERFEPPSGEPLSTIQALYAPPGGGLWMSFQMGGIAFLKGGRLTRYRGTEGAPLRSVSTFATDRDGNVWACETSGGLFRLSGTRWELIGESWGYPGEKSRYLFLDRDGTLWVATRNTLLYLPRGAHRFIPTGASVGWVFQLRQAPDGRIWMTESGGDVRPIPVPGPGQTENPPALHVESAGMLFARDGSLWLTTLGDGIRRIAHPERLPAGDVPVTGGAVESLTEKDGLSADYAWPVLEDREGNVWVGTSGGLDRFRASSMVLAEFPRGAHDFALAAGDGGEVWAGTTNRPLMRLRDGEVSFEHLGSPVRSAYRDEEGGVWLGADNGLWRVEGGRLSHVTPLPEPLVQVQAMTRDRRGTLWVSLTGYTPMQWRDGHWHSAKELLGLSDDERIHTAMTDGRGRVWLGHQRGIITRVDGDQVQRFTEADGLRLGVVTALTAGRQYVWAGGQLGLAFHDGERFRPLVAGGDESIRNVSGILERPDGSLWVHAVPGVFHIPAEEVQRAAGDPNHRVRYELFDFLDGLPARPTLLRPLPTAIAGSDGRLWFATSNGVVWIDPERIARNPLPPPVSILSVKADGRRYEPASNVTLPIHPANLELDYTALSLSIPERVRIRYRLEGVDEHWQDVGTRRTAYYGNLEPGRYRFQVIASNNDGVWNERGASLELIVPPAFHQTWWFRALCVMAGLLLLWLLYLLRLRQLTAKMRGRLEERHAERERIARELHDTLLQSVQGLVLRLQAVAEQLPVHEPARQAMEKALDRADEVLAEGRDRVMELRSPAHEGRDLSDALVQVGEELAEDMPMSFRLVVEGVPRELDATVQGELFLIGREALLNAFQHAGGTAVEAELRYGSDELRVRIRDDGSGVAPEILEVGGRPGHWGLAGMHERAARIGATLQVWSRTGAGTEVELKVPAAIVYRRRPKAAWWSWLKGATRLGRGR
- a CDS encoding nucleotidyltransferase, encoding MEKRHPNHPGEMGIDASLAERNRTSDEINARGRAIEVLLDAGVPFLVGGAYAYSTYTGIYRDTKDLDLFPRKRDAERALVELEKDGWRTERADEVWIYKAYKGEYFVDFIFSSGNGVATVDDEWFVHARTASVFGQQCLIAPAEETIWSKAFVNERERYDGADINHLILKMGRSMDWERLLRRFDRYWEVLLSHLMMFRFAYPCERDLVPTWLMTELMSRTLDTLKEGNWDERLCRGNLISRVNYAVDIHHWGYGDGRSWDERDREKGEARGAGRELENTLGGGR
- a CDS encoding metallophosphoesterase family protein, yielding MAAVGDLHCREDQHGRFRQLVKQINAEADMLLLCGDLTDRGMVEEGKVLAEELSALRVPVAAVLGNHDYEHNQAKEICGELARVGVHILDGDHFIFEKVLGVAGVKGFGGGFGNATLQAFGEGQTKSFVQEAVHESLKLEAALSHLDTPKKVVIMHYAPVPETLEGENIEIRPFLGTSRLAMPVDHYGAEAVFHGHAHHGAPAGKTKSGIPVYNVAMPLMTKMHPDQRFMLLEV
- a CDS encoding cytochrome P450 — translated: MDDISTRFNPMAPDQLDNPYPLYARMRRERPVFYSPMFDLWVVSRYADISEVERDTASFSSVGALDARAEPHPEVRAVLAQAYPRFLSLVQSDIPDHTRVRAVFGKALSTHRIAAMEPTIRATADALIDGFIRDGKADLIQQFAYALPGFIICDLLGVPRSDMEQLKRWSDDKTLLMSATAPIEQQVQSAHGFIAMERYFQEQIHERRRHPREDLLTMLVPQSLGGTAPLSEQEAVCNAMDLFAAGHETTTGLIGNGMWLLFNAREQLEAVREDLSLLPNALEEVLRVESPIRGFFRTVMADTPLSGVTLPKGSRAFILYASGNRDETQFTEPDRFDIRRAEAKKHLAFGKGIHFCVGAPLAKLEGRIAFEQLLRRLPGLRPRTDEAPVFRPYFMLRGFEHLPIAWDVPA
- a CDS encoding RNA polymerase sigma factor — protein: MAGASPPVLKGIDGGQKDRRTVLRELYTAYGGSVYGRCRYLLKDASKAEDAMQEVFARALTHSEGLRNESSPLAWLMKIATHHCLNQLRAEKAPWRRWFERDELARPEGDDGARKLETRELVRALLSRVDVETQSAVVHYWVDGMTLEEVAAMLGRSVPTVRKRLEQFAALSNEELKIP
- a CDS encoding caspase family protein, with translation MRRLSGQGLVLLLALVLAAAVQAQPLRRFALVAGNDDGGADTRPLRFARDDARKMHGLLTRLGGVEFSDARLLLDEDAGDFLRALAELESSARAARARGERTALIVYYSGHAKDGALRLGDSALDLESLKRRLLAAPADIRIAILDSCRSGALTRTKGARRAPAFAIDTNATREARGLVILTSSSADEDSQESDLLGGSYFSHHLGSGLMGDADRSGDGQVTLFEAYSHAYARTVADTADSSAGAQHPTFSYDLAGNGDLVLTDLRGRDEGLLVPRTAPAGAYYFVNPSGLVVAELDKAMDAERRLALAPGRYTVKRRLADRLRVGEAEVQRGRTTVLDESRLHDAPFSDDPVKGVAPRERGLRTYWTLGLTGGYHSFFDTPTRENLFLSTPLLGLEVGLHHYFRENWRWDVDLSLGGRQATLELPTLSGPRYRYSLLNAGTSLVAEWPLGRLSPFVGPRLAYLIMGRDFEDASLPDQFYAVLTPGLVGGVRWRMSDRFELTGRARVHYLLYNVDAQRSLGYWELGALVTYRL